The proteins below are encoded in one region of Dioscorea cayenensis subsp. rotundata cultivar TDr96_F1 chromosome 18, TDr96_F1_v2_PseudoChromosome.rev07_lg8_w22 25.fasta, whole genome shotgun sequence:
- the LOC120281841 gene encoding UDP-glycosyltransferase 83A1-like: protein MRRPHALLLPFPAQGHVLPLMELAYLMASQGFIITFINTHFNHARLLSSTSTPSSINFISIPDGMEPEDDRNDIAKLCHALMTFMPLHLRQLINTMNIQESDKPPCFIADEGMAWALDVAKTTGLRSTVFCPASANTFTNMRSVPYLIEHGIINEQDGSAMKPGQVFLLSPGIPPMNVDNLSWNCFLDSESNKIIFQYVVNNNKALKHAEFVIFNSFYEAEKAVFDYLNSCKMLPIGPLISKHSSSVSLSRCFWAEDKTCKSWLDEQSDNSVIYVAFGSLAIIDEMQFQELALGLELTGRPFLWVIRPDITGKATTRLPEGFSDRIRGKVVEWSPQQEVLAHPALACFITHCGWNSIMEGMSNGMSFLCWPYFADQHLNQSYICDVWKTGLKMMPDENGLITKEEIRGKVEELVGDEGMKKRALALKEMAMKSVDKGGSSFENFITFIKVMKDDV from the exons ATGAGACGTCCACATGCACTTCTCCTTCCATTTCCTGCACAAGGTCATGTCCTCCCACTCATGGAGCTCGCCTACCTCATGGCCTCTCAAGGCTTCATCATCACCTTCATCAACACCCACTTCAACCATGCACGTCTCCTCTCCTCCACCAGTACACCATCTTCAATCAACTTCATTTCAATCCCTGATGGCATGGAACCTGAAGATGACCGCAATGACATCGCCAAGTTATGCCATGCACTAATGACATTCATGCCTCTCCATCTCCGCCAACTCATTAACACTATGAATATCCAAGAATCCGATAAACCGCCGTGTTTCATCGCCGACGAAGGCATGGCCTGGGCTTTGGATGTCGCCAAGACAACCGGTCTTCGTTCCACCGTCTTCTGCCCTGCCTCCGCCAACACCTTCACCAACATGAGGAGTGTCCCTTACCTCATTGAACATGGCATCATCAATGAACAggatg GGTCTGCAATGAAACCTGGACAAGTTTTCTTATTAAGTCCAGGGATACCTCCAATGAATGTTGATAATCTTTCTTGGAATTGTTTCCTTGATTCTGAATCCAATAAGATTATATTTCAATATGTTGTTAATAACAACAAGGCATTGAAGCATGCGGAGTTCGTCATCTTCAACTCATTTTATGAAGCGGAAAAGGCGGTTTTCGACTACTTAAACTCTTGCAAGATGCTACCCATTGGCCCATTGATCTCCAAGCATAGTTCTTCTGTATCTCTTTCAAGATGCTTTTGGGCTGAAGACAAGACTTGCAAGAGCTGGCTCGATGAACAATCTGATAATTCTGTTATTTATGTGGCTTTTGGTAGTTTGGCAATTATTGATGAAATGCAATTTCAAGAACTTGCTTTAGGGTTAGAGCTCACTGGCAGGCCTTTTTTATGGGTGATCAGGCCAGATATAACAGGAAAGGCCACCACCCGCTTGCCGGAAGGGTTCAGTGATCGTATCCGGGGAAAGGTTGTTGAGTGGTCTCCTCAGCAGGAGGTTCTTGCACACCCTGCATTGGCTTGTTTCATTACTCACTGTGGATGGAACTCAATAATGGAAGGTATGAGCAATGGCATGTCATTTCTTTGTTGGCCTTACTTTGCTGACCAACATTTGAATCAGAGTTATATCTGTGATGTCTGGAAGACTGGATTGAAGATGATGCCTGATGAGAATGGTTTGATCACAAAGGAGGAGATTAGAGGTAAGGTGGAAGAGTTGGTTGGTGATGAAGGAATGAAGAAGAGGGCCCTTGCTTTgaaggaaatggccatgaagaGTGTTGACAAAGGAGGGTCTTCTTTTGAgaattttatcactttcattaaAGTTATGAAAGATGATGTTTAG